One window from the genome of Rhinolophus ferrumequinum isolate MPI-CBG mRhiFer1 chromosome 10, mRhiFer1_v1.p, whole genome shotgun sequence encodes:
- the EPYC gene encoding epiphycan — protein MKALARLVLGLFIFDAAVTAPTLEPINYDSETYDATVEDLDNLYNYENVPIGQAEIEIATVMPSGNRELLTPPPQPEEAAEEEEEESTPRLIDGSSPQEPEFTGVLGPNTNEDFPTCLLCTCISTTVYCDDHELDAIPPLPKNVAYFYSRFNRIKKINKNDFANLNDLRRIDLTSNLISEIDEDAFRKLPQLRELVLSDNKIRQLPELPNTLTFIDISNNRLGRKGIKQEAFKDMYDLRHLYLTDNNLDHIPLPLPENLRALHLQNNNIWELHENTFCDAKNLTYIRKALEDIRLDGNPINLSKTPQAYMCLPRLPIGSLV, from the exons atgaaagcacTAGCAAGACTCGTTCTGGGACTCTTCATCTTTGATGCTGCTGTGACTGCTCCAACTTTAGAGCCCATCAATTATGACTCAGAAACTTATGATGCCACCGTGGAAGACCTGGATAATTTATACAACTATGAAAACGTACCTATTGGTCAAGCTGAG ATTGAAATAGCGACAGTGATGCCTTCAGGGAACAGAGAGCTTCTCACCCCGCCCCCCCAGCCCGAGGAGGctgcagaagaggaggaggaggagtctACACCCAGGCTGATCGATGGCTCTTCTCCACAGGAGCCCGAATTCACTGGGGTTCTGGGTCCAAACACCAATGAAG ATTTTCCAACCTGCCTCCTGTGTACTTGTATAAGTACCACTGTATACTGTGACGACCATGAACTTGATGCTATTCCTCCGCTGCCCAAGAACGTGGCTTATTTCTACTCCCGCtttaacagaattaaaaagatcaacaaaaatgATTTTGCAAACCTAA atgATTTAAGAAGAATTGATCTGACATCAAATTTAATATCTGAGATTGATGAAGATGCATTCAGAAAGCTGCCTCAACTCCGAGAGCTTGTCCTAAGTGACAACAAAATAAGGCAACTCCCCGAGTTGCCAAACACTTTGACATTCATTGATATTAGCAACAACAGACTTGGAAGGAAAGGAATAAAGCAAGAAGCATTTAAa GACATGTATGATCTCCGTCATCTCTACCTCACTGATAACAACTTGGACCACATCCCTCTGCCACTCCCAGAAAACCTACGGGCCCTTCATCTCCAG aaTAACAACATTTGGGAGCTGCATGAAAATACCTTCTGCGATGCTAAAAACTTGACTTATATTCGTAAAGCACTAGAAGATATTCGATTGGACGGAAACCCTATCAATCTCAGCAAAACTCCTCAAGCATATATGTGCCTACCTCGTTTGCCTATTGGGAGTCTTGTCTAA